One window of Papaver somniferum cultivar HN1 chromosome 9, ASM357369v1, whole genome shotgun sequence genomic DNA carries:
- the LOC113311716 gene encoding WUSCHEL-related homeobox 3-like, translating to MSPATTPASTRWCPTTEQLMILEEMYKSGVRTPNATQIQHITAHLAYYGKIEGKNVFYWFQNHKARDRQKLRRKLINRQQQHLLRHHQQFNHEQPSTTIGVGSGLHQFPQFLPPQHEEAGGEIMLHQEGKQASQVMKRYKWTYDDNTPERLVLVNNHQMMGKSSQSPSPSSTTTTVNMYDRDWLMMMDVMNPPKTFQYPCCNSVNSNTYFNNTNDNNRPILKTLELFPVKSTNLKDECCAAAAPTTTSPKQQHLHFLSSATCSSTTRS from the exons ATGTCGCCAGCAACAACACCTGCATCAACAAGGTGGTGTCCAACCACGGAGCAACTAATGATTCTTGAAGAAATGTATAAAAGTGGTGTAAGAACTCCGAATGCAACTCAAATTCAACATATAACAGCTCATCTTGCTTATTATGGTAAGATTGAAGGTAAGAACGTTTTCTATTGGTTTCAAAATCATAAAGCAAGAGATAGACAAAAACTTAGGAGAAAACTCATCAATAGACAACAACAACACCTTCTTCGCCACCACCAACAATTTAATCATGAACAACCTTCTACAACTATTGGTGTCGGGTCAGGCCTTCATCAGTTTCCACAATTTCTTCCTCCCCAACACGAG GAAGCAGGTGGTGAAATAATGCTGCATCAAGAAGGAAAACAAGCAAGTCAAGTAATGAAGAGATACAAATGGACATATGATGATAATACTCCCGAAAGGCTAGTGTTGGTTAATAACCATCAAATGATGGGGAAATCATCACAATCACCATCACCgtcctcaacaacaacaacagtgaaTATGTATGACCGTGATTGGTTGATGATGATGGATGTCATGAATCCACCAAAAACTTTCCAGTATCCTTGCTGCAACAGCGTTAACAGTAACACCTACTTCAACAACACCAATGACAATAACAGACCTATTCTCAAAACCCTAGAACTTTTTCCCGTTAAAAGCACCAATCTCAAAGATGaatgctgtgctgctgctgctcctaCTACTACCTCACCTAAGCAGCAGCATCTCCATTTCTTATCTTCTGCAACCTGTTCATCCACAACAAGAAGCTAA